One part of the Streptomyces lienomycini genome encodes these proteins:
- a CDS encoding LytR/AlgR family response regulator transcription factor, whose translation MLRALAVDDERPTLEELVYLLNADPRIGTAEGAGDATGALRRINRALESGPDGPDAIDVVFLDIQMPGLDGLDLARLLTGFARPPLIVFVTAHEDFAVQAFDLDAVDYILKPVRRERLGEAVRRAAEQRGTTAVPAPRIPVHEPDPDHIPVELGGVTRFVPVDDITHVEAQGDYARLHTDRGSHLVRIPLSTLEERWRARGFVRIHRRHLVALRHIGELRLDAGTVSVLVGTEELQVSRRHARELRDLLMRRP comes from the coding sequence ATGCTGCGCGCCCTGGCTGTCGACGACGAACGCCCCACGCTCGAGGAACTCGTGTACCTGCTGAACGCCGACCCCCGCATCGGCACCGCCGAGGGCGCCGGCGACGCGACCGGGGCGCTGCGCCGCATCAACCGGGCCCTGGAGTCCGGCCCCGACGGTCCCGACGCCATCGACGTCGTCTTCCTCGACATCCAGATGCCCGGCCTCGACGGACTGGACCTCGCCCGGCTGCTGACCGGGTTCGCCCGGCCGCCGCTGATCGTCTTCGTCACCGCGCACGAGGACTTCGCCGTCCAGGCCTTCGACCTCGACGCCGTCGACTACATCCTCAAACCGGTCCGCCGGGAACGGCTCGGCGAAGCGGTGCGCCGGGCCGCCGAGCAGCGCGGCACCACCGCCGTCCCCGCGCCGCGCATCCCCGTGCACGAGCCCGACCCCGACCACATCCCCGTGGAGCTGGGCGGCGTCACCCGCTTCGTCCCCGTCGACGACATCACCCACGTCGAGGCCCAGGGCGACTACGCCCGCCTGCACACCGACCGGGGCAGCCACCTCGTCCGCATCCCCCTGTCCACCCTGGAGGAGCGCTGGCGTGCCCGCGGCTTCGTCCGCATCCACCGCCGCCACCTCGTCGCCCTGCGCCACATAGGCGAACTCCGCCTGGACGCGGGGACCGTCAGCGTCCTGGTCGGCACCGAGGAACTCCAGGTCAGCAGGCGCCACGCCCGTGAACTGCGGGACCTGCTCATGCGAAGGCCGTGA
- a CDS encoding Lrp/AsnC family transcriptional regulator — MSSRPASFDELDRKIVTALMENARTSFAEIGAEIGLSSTAVKRRVDRLRETDVITGFTATVRPSALGWRTEAYVEVYCEGAAPPRRLAEVVRGYPEITAAMTVTGGADALLHVRARDVEHFEEVLERIRAEPFIRKTISVMVLSHLIPESPEAGAALLAPDGAADER; from the coding sequence ATGAGCAGCAGGCCCGCTTCGTTCGACGAACTCGACCGGAAGATCGTCACCGCCCTGATGGAGAACGCCCGGACGTCCTTCGCGGAGATCGGGGCGGAGATCGGACTCTCCTCCACGGCGGTCAAGCGCCGGGTGGACCGGCTGCGCGAGACGGATGTGATCACCGGGTTCACGGCGACGGTGCGGCCCTCGGCGCTGGGGTGGCGCACGGAGGCGTACGTGGAGGTGTACTGCGAGGGGGCGGCGCCGCCGCGGCGGCTCGCGGAGGTCGTGCGGGGCTATCCGGAGATCACGGCGGCGATGACGGTGACCGGCGGCGCGGACGCGCTGCTGCACGTGCGGGCGCGGGACGTGGAGCACTTCGAGGAGGTGCTGGAGCGGATCCGTGCGGAGCCGTTCATCCGGAAGACGATCAGTGTGATGGTGCTGTCCCACCTGATCCCGGAGAGTCCGGAGGCGGGAGCGGCCCTGCTCGCCCCGGACGGCGCAGCAGACGAGCGCTGA
- the ddaH gene encoding dimethylargininase, producing MTESRVPRRRRFVVCEPRHFAVQYAINPWMSTDRPVDVVRALDQWQALVDTYRAHGHTVDTVGPVPDLPDMVFAANCAVVVGGRVFGSLFHAPERRPESVPFEAWFKTEGFEVQHPESVCEGEGDLVPAGPWILAGTGFRTTREAHREVQEFFGVPVISLTLVDPYFYHLDTALFVLNDGADTGGGSGGNIAYYPGAFSPGSREVLERLYPDAVIATREDAMAFGLNSVSDGRHVFIAPEARDLADRLAGLGYLPVPVDLSEFHKAGGGIKCCTQEIRETRS from the coding sequence GTGACCGAGTCCCGTGTGCCGCGCCGGCGGCGATTCGTGGTCTGCGAACCCAGACACTTCGCCGTGCAGTACGCGATCAACCCGTGGATGAGCACCGACCGACCCGTCGACGTCGTCCGCGCCCTCGACCAGTGGCAGGCGCTGGTCGACACCTACCGTGCCCACGGCCACACCGTGGACACCGTCGGGCCGGTCCCCGACCTGCCGGACATGGTCTTCGCCGCGAACTGCGCGGTGGTGGTCGGGGGCCGGGTCTTCGGCTCCCTCTTCCACGCGCCCGAGCGGCGTCCCGAGTCCGTTCCCTTCGAGGCGTGGTTCAAGACGGAGGGCTTCGAGGTCCAGCATCCCGAGTCGGTCTGCGAGGGCGAGGGCGACCTGGTCCCGGCGGGGCCCTGGATCCTGGCCGGCACGGGGTTCCGCACCACCCGCGAGGCGCACCGCGAGGTGCAGGAGTTCTTCGGGGTTCCGGTGATCTCGCTGACCCTGGTCGACCCGTACTTCTACCACCTGGACACGGCGCTGTTCGTCCTCAACGACGGTGCGGACACCGGCGGCGGGAGTGGCGGGAACATCGCCTACTACCCCGGCGCCTTCTCGCCCGGCAGCCGCGAGGTGCTGGAGCGGCTCTACCCGGACGCGGTGATCGCCACCCGCGAGGACGCGATGGCGTTCGGGCTCAACTCCGTGTCCGACGGACGGCACGTGTTCATCGCGCCCGAAGCCCGGGACCTGGCCGACCGGCTCGCCGGTCTCGGCTACCTGCCCGTGCCCGTCGACCTGTCCGAGTTCCACAAGGCCGGTGGCGGCATCAAGTGCTGCACCCAGGAGATCCGGGAGACCCGCTCATGA
- the rocD gene encoding ornithine--oxo-acid transaminase: MTAPARPTRGSEELIRAEEPVLAHNYHPLPVVVARAEGAWVEDVEGRRYLDMLAGYSALNFGHRHPALVEAAHRQLDRLTLTSRAFHNDRLAGFAERLAALTGTDMVLPMNTGAEAVESGIKVARKWAYDVKGVPADRATIVVAADNFHGRTTTIVSFSTDETARFGFGPFTPGFRIVPYNDLAAMEAAVDETTAAVLIEPIQGEAGVNIPDDGYLAGVRELTRRKGCLFVADEIQSGLGRTGHTLAVEHESVVPDVVLLGKALGGGIVPVSAVVGRREVLGVLHPGEHGSTFGGNPLAAAVGTAVVELLETGEFQRRAAELGTVLREGLTALVGKGVVGFRARGLWAGVDVDPALGSGREISERLMREGVLVKDTHGSTIRLAPPLTVTGPELEGALGTLEKVLTS, from the coding sequence ATGACCGCACCCGCCCGCCCCACCCGCGGCTCCGAGGAACTGATCCGGGCGGAGGAGCCCGTCCTCGCGCACAACTACCACCCGCTGCCCGTCGTGGTGGCCCGCGCGGAGGGCGCCTGGGTCGAGGACGTCGAGGGCCGCCGCTACCTGGACATGCTGGCCGGCTACTCGGCGCTCAACTTCGGTCACCGCCATCCGGCGCTGGTCGAGGCCGCGCACCGCCAGCTGGACCGGCTGACCCTCACCTCCCGCGCCTTCCACAACGACCGCCTCGCCGGCTTCGCCGAGCGGCTGGCCGCGCTCACCGGCACGGACATGGTGCTGCCGATGAACACCGGCGCGGAGGCGGTGGAGAGCGGCATCAAGGTGGCCCGCAAGTGGGCCTACGACGTGAAGGGCGTCCCGGCCGACCGGGCGACGATCGTGGTCGCGGCGGACAACTTCCACGGCCGTACGACGACCATCGTGAGCTTCTCCACCGACGAGACGGCCCGCTTTGGCTTCGGCCCGTTCACGCCCGGCTTCCGGATCGTGCCGTACAACGACCTGGCGGCGATGGAGGCGGCGGTCGACGAGACGACGGCGGCCGTGCTGATCGAGCCGATCCAGGGCGAGGCGGGGGTCAACATCCCCGACGACGGCTATCTGGCGGGTGTGCGGGAGCTGACCCGGCGCAAGGGCTGCCTGTTCGTCGCGGACGAGATCCAGTCGGGTCTGGGCCGCACGGGGCACACCCTGGCCGTCGAGCACGAGTCGGTGGTGCCCGACGTGGTGCTGCTCGGCAAGGCCCTGGGCGGCGGCATCGTCCCGGTGTCGGCGGTGGTCGGCCGGCGTGAGGTGCTGGGTGTGCTGCACCCGGGCGAGCACGGTTCGACGTTCGGCGGCAACCCGCTGGCCGCCGCGGTGGGCACGGCGGTGGTGGAGCTGCTGGAGACCGGCGAGTTCCAGCGCCGGGCGGCCGAGCTGGGCACGGTGCTGCGCGAGGGCCTGACCGCCCTGGTCGGCAAGGGCGTCGTCGGCTTCCGGGCGCGGGGGCTGTGGGCGGGCGTCGACGTGGACCCGGCGCTGGGCAGCGGGCGGGAGATCAGCGAGCGGCTGATGCGCGAGGGCGTCCTGGTCAAGGACACCCACGGCTCGACGATCCGCCTCGCCCCGCCGCTGACCGTCACCGGACCGGAGCTGGAGGGCGCCCTCGGGACCCTGGAGAAGGTCCTGACCTCCTGA
- a CDS encoding RpiB/LacA/LacB family sugar-phosphate isomerase, translated as MRISVSSDMDEPVARLLVEDLRARGHEVSAHGALSPDADPRWAVCSERAAREVAEGRADQAVVCCWTGTGASIAANKVPGVRAALCTDAYTADGARRWNDANVLALGLRLTSGPLLREILDAWFAAGPSQDAEDRDNVTHVERLDEGPRAAR; from the coding sequence ATGCGTATCTCCGTCTCCAGCGACATGGACGAACCCGTGGCCCGGCTCCTCGTCGAGGACCTGCGCGCCCGCGGCCACGAGGTGTCCGCGCACGGCGCGCTGAGCCCGGACGCGGACCCGCGGTGGGCCGTCTGCTCCGAGCGGGCGGCGCGCGAGGTCGCCGAGGGGCGGGCCGACCAGGCCGTGGTGTGCTGCTGGACCGGCACCGGCGCGTCGATCGCCGCCAACAAGGTGCCGGGTGTCCGGGCGGCCCTGTGCACCGACGCGTACACCGCTGACGGGGCCCGCCGCTGGAACGACGCCAACGTGCTCGCCCTCGGCCTGCGGCTGACGTCCGGGCCGCTGCTGCGGGAGATCCTCGACGCCTGGTTCGCGGCCGGGCCGAGCCAGGACGCCGAGGACCGGGACAACGTCACGCACGTGGAGCGGCTCGACGAAGGACCCCGAGCCGCTCGGTGA
- a CDS encoding MFS transporter, with protein sequence MEREAATSPTENGPETDTAAVRRHPALFRAIKRRRNPRLRRSDITVTDEAAVKRAVKAASLGNAMEWFDFGIYAYLAGTIGRVFFPSGSDTAQLLSSFATFAVAFLVRPIGGMVFGPMGDKIGRKKVLALTMILMAIGTAAIGFIPSYDSIGFWSPLLLILFRLLQGFSTGGEYGGASTFIAEYAPDKRRGFFGSFLELGTLAGYTGAASLVTALTAGLGSDTMDAWGWRIPFLVAAPLGIVGIYLRLKLDDTPAFLKLEDSNVHISDAANAVETTARGDLLKIFRTHWRSLVLCIALVGAYNITDYMLLSYMPTYLSDELDYSESHGLMILVATMVLLMLIINQVGRLSDHFGRKPVLMTGMIGFFVLSTPAFLLVREGSLIAVSGGMLMLGLSLVCLLGTMSAALPAMFPTNVRYGSLSVGYNLSASLFGGTTPLVITALISVTGSEMMPAYYSMAAALVGVVAVACMKETAKQPLEGSPPSVQTPEEAAEMVESQAPTPKF encoded by the coding sequence GTGGAAAGGGAGGCCGCCACGTCCCCCACCGAGAACGGACCGGAGACCGACACCGCCGCGGTGCGCCGCCACCCCGCCCTGTTCCGGGCGATCAAGCGTCGGCGAAACCCCCGGCTGCGCCGGTCCGACATCACCGTCACGGACGAGGCCGCGGTGAAGCGCGCCGTGAAGGCGGCCTCTCTCGGCAATGCCATGGAGTGGTTCGACTTCGGCATCTACGCCTATCTCGCGGGCACCATCGGACGGGTGTTCTTCCCGTCCGGGAGTGACACCGCGCAGCTGCTGTCCTCGTTCGCCACCTTCGCCGTGGCGTTCCTGGTGCGCCCGATCGGCGGCATGGTCTTCGGCCCGATGGGTGACAAGATCGGCCGCAAGAAGGTGCTGGCGCTGACGATGATCCTCATGGCGATCGGCACGGCCGCCATCGGGTTCATTCCCAGCTACGACTCGATCGGCTTCTGGTCCCCGCTGCTGCTGATCCTGTTCCGCCTGCTCCAGGGCTTCTCCACCGGCGGCGAGTACGGCGGCGCGTCCACCTTCATCGCCGAGTACGCGCCCGACAAGCGCCGCGGTTTCTTCGGCAGCTTCCTGGAGCTGGGCACGCTGGCCGGGTACACGGGCGCCGCCAGCCTGGTCACCGCCCTCACGGCGGGGCTCGGCAGCGACACCATGGACGCGTGGGGCTGGCGGATCCCGTTCCTCGTCGCGGCGCCGCTCGGCATCGTGGGTATCTACCTGCGGCTGAAGCTCGACGACACGCCCGCGTTCCTGAAGCTGGAGGACTCCAACGTCCACATCTCGGACGCGGCGAACGCGGTGGAGACCACCGCACGGGGCGACCTCCTGAAGATCTTCCGCACCCACTGGCGTTCGCTGGTGCTGTGCATCGCGCTGGTCGGCGCGTACAACATCACGGACTACATGCTGCTGTCGTACATGCCGACGTACCTGTCGGACGAGCTGGACTACAGCGAGAGCCACGGTCTGATGATCCTGGTGGCGACGATGGTGCTGCTGATGCTGATCATCAACCAGGTCGGCCGGCTCTCCGACCACTTCGGCCGCAAGCCCGTCCTGATGACCGGCATGATCGGCTTCTTCGTGCTGTCCACCCCGGCGTTCCTGCTGGTGCGGGAGGGCAGTCTGATCGCCGTCTCGGGCGGCATGCTGATGCTCGGCCTGTCGCTGGTCTGCCTGCTGGGCACGATGTCGGCGGCGCTGCCGGCGATGTTCCCGACCAACGTCCGGTACGGATCGCTGTCGGTGGGCTACAACCTGTCGGCGTCCCTGTTCGGCGGCACCACCCCGCTGGTGATCACCGCCCTGATCAGTGTGACCGGCTCCGAGATGATGCCGGCCTACTACTCGATGGCGGCGGCCCTGGTCGGTGTCGTGGCCGTGGCCTGCATGAAGGAGACTGCGAAGCAGCCGCTGGAGGGATCGCCGCCGTCGGTGCAGACCCCGGAGGAGGCGGCGGAGATGGTGGAGTCCCAGGCGCCGACGCCGAAGTTCTGA
- a CDS encoding M20/M25/M40 family metallo-hydrolase: MLRQTAVAGTVLAMTLAGVVVPTSLASASERSAPSAAEPSPVEKAVAAADRAVRSGLDALAAGGPDEQYDRHQVTPWDKDLYSVAYERTYNGLPVVGGDAVVLADGRGRVRAVRSATDAAIAVPTEAAVKAEQAVKTSRERLADVDKVDSRRLVVRAKDDVQTLAWETVLVGTTEDHAPSRLHVFVDARTGKVVDSYDDVKAGTGHSEWNGPDPLTIDTSRSGSQYALRDTTRPGLQCSDYNGGLFTGPDDDWGTGNASSRETGCVDVMYAAQKESDMLRDWLGRGGHNGNGGSWPVLVGLNQLNAYWDGSRVTIGHNSAGKWIAGIDVVAHEFGHGLDSYTPGGANHESGLGEATGDIMGALTEAYANQPAPYDTPDFTVGEEIDLQGRGPIRNMYNPRLVNNDPACYTASIPNTEEHAAAGPMNHWFYLLAEGSSPGGGKPSSPTCDGSQVTGIGIQNAGKIFYGGMLLKTSGMTYKRYRTATLTAAKNLDASCDLFDATKAAWNAIDVPAQGGDPTCTRQETDFSLALSPASGDVEAGSAVNATVDTSTVTGSAQQVSLTATGTPPGVSVTFSPSTVTSGASSTMRVSTTSGTAAGTYSLTVKGTAGSKSHTAQYTLTVGGGTTPGTPPDVDVAQVQAHLAQFGSIAAQNGGNRRATGPGYDASLAYVKGRLQAAGYTVTEQTCASGCSAGAGNNLIAEWPKGDANSVYMFGAHLDGVSAGPGINDNGSGSAALLQTALTLAEQNPTMKNRVRFAWWTDEEQGLNGSDFYARALSTTERSRIKAYYNFDMVASVNGGYFINNLTSSASAPMREYWTSLGLAPQENVEGQGRSDDYSFQQVGIPTSGYATGASAIKSSTEAAKWGGTAGRSYDPCYHSACDTTANISATALNRSADGIAYTIWKTAVGDAPNPQDDFSVSANPSSGTVAPGSSATVTVNTATTSGGAQNVRLSASAAPTGVSVDFTPASVTSGQSSTATVRVAAGTAAGTYTLTITGTGTVTHTTTYTLTVSGDGGGETTWQLGATYAAGDVVTYDGVRYRCIQGHTAYPGWEPPNVPALWGRV; encoded by the coding sequence ATGCTCAGACAGACCGCGGTGGCCGGGACAGTCCTGGCCATGACACTCGCAGGGGTGGTGGTACCGACCTCCCTCGCCTCGGCCTCGGAGCGGTCCGCGCCCTCCGCGGCGGAACCCAGCCCCGTCGAGAAGGCCGTCGCCGCGGCCGACCGGGCCGTACGCAGCGGCCTCGACGCCCTCGCCGCCGGCGGCCCCGACGAGCAGTACGACCGCCACCAGGTCACCCCCTGGGACAAGGACCTGTACTCCGTCGCCTACGAGCGCACCTACAACGGCCTGCCGGTCGTCGGGGGCGACGCCGTCGTCCTCGCCGACGGCCGGGGCCGGGTCCGCGCCGTCCGGTCCGCCACCGACGCCGCGATCGCCGTACCCACCGAGGCGGCCGTCAAGGCCGAGCAGGCCGTGAAGACCAGCCGCGAGCGGCTCGCCGACGTCGACAAGGTCGACTCCAGGCGGCTGGTGGTCCGGGCCAAGGACGACGTCCAGACCCTCGCCTGGGAGACCGTGCTCGTCGGCACGACCGAGGACCACGCGCCCAGCAGGCTGCACGTGTTCGTGGACGCCCGCACCGGCAAGGTCGTCGACAGCTACGACGACGTGAAGGCCGGCACCGGACACAGCGAGTGGAACGGCCCCGACCCGCTGACCATCGACACCTCCCGCTCCGGCAGCCAGTACGCCCTGCGCGACACCACCCGGCCGGGTCTGCAGTGCTCGGACTACAACGGCGGCCTCTTCACCGGCCCGGACGACGACTGGGGCACCGGCAACGCCTCCAGCCGTGAGACCGGCTGCGTCGACGTCATGTACGCGGCGCAGAAGGAGTCGGACATGCTCCGCGACTGGCTCGGCCGAGGCGGCCACAACGGCAACGGCGGCAGCTGGCCGGTCCTCGTCGGCCTCAACCAGCTCAACGCCTACTGGGACGGCTCCCGCGTCACCATCGGCCACAACAGCGCCGGCAAGTGGATCGCCGGGATCGACGTGGTCGCCCACGAGTTCGGCCACGGCCTGGACAGCTACACCCCCGGCGGTGCCAACCACGAGAGCGGCCTGGGCGAGGCCACCGGCGACATCATGGGCGCCCTGACCGAGGCCTACGCGAACCAGCCCGCCCCGTACGACACCCCCGACTTCACCGTCGGCGAGGAGATCGACCTCCAGGGCCGCGGGCCGATCCGCAACATGTACAACCCCCGGCTGGTCAACAACGACCCGGCCTGCTACACGGCGTCCATCCCCAACACCGAGGAGCACGCCGCGGCCGGGCCGATGAACCACTGGTTCTACCTCCTCGCCGAGGGTTCCAGCCCCGGCGGCGGCAAACCCTCCAGCCCCACCTGCGACGGCAGCCAGGTGACCGGCATCGGCATCCAGAACGCCGGGAAGATCTTCTACGGCGGGATGCTGCTCAAGACGAGCGGCATGACCTACAAGCGGTACCGCACCGCCACCCTCACCGCGGCCAAGAACCTGGACGCCTCCTGCGACCTGTTCGACGCCACCAAGGCGGCCTGGAACGCCATCGACGTCCCGGCCCAGGGCGGCGACCCGACCTGCACCCGCCAGGAGACCGACTTCTCGCTGGCTCTCAGCCCGGCGAGCGGCGACGTCGAGGCCGGCTCCGCCGTCAACGCCACGGTCGACACCAGCACCGTCACCGGCAGCGCCCAGCAGGTGTCGCTGACCGCCACCGGCACCCCGCCCGGCGTGAGCGTCACCTTCAGCCCCTCGACGGTCACCTCCGGCGCCAGCTCCACCATGCGGGTGAGCACCACGTCCGGCACCGCCGCCGGAACCTACTCGCTCACCGTCAAGGGCACGGCGGGCAGCAAGAGCCACACCGCCCAGTACACCCTCACCGTCGGCGGCGGCACCACCCCGGGCACCCCGCCCGACGTCGACGTCGCCCAGGTCCAGGCCCACCTCGCGCAGTTCGGCTCCATCGCCGCGCAGAACGGCGGCAACCGCCGGGCCACCGGCCCCGGGTACGACGCCTCCCTGGCGTATGTGAAGGGCAGGCTCCAGGCGGCCGGCTACACCGTCACCGAGCAGACCTGCGCCTCCGGCTGCTCCGCCGGCGCGGGCAACAACCTGATCGCCGAGTGGCCGAAGGGTGACGCGAACAGCGTCTACATGTTCGGCGCCCACCTCGACGGCGTCTCGGCCGGCCCCGGCATCAACGACAACGGCTCCGGCTCCGCGGCGCTCCTTCAGACGGCGCTCACCCTGGCCGAGCAGAACCCCACCATGAAGAACCGCGTCCGCTTCGCCTGGTGGACCGACGAGGAGCAGGGCCTGAACGGCTCCGACTTCTACGCCCGCGCGCTCAGCACCACGGAGCGCTCGCGGATCAAGGCGTACTACAACTTCGACATGGTCGCCTCCGTCAACGGCGGCTACTTCATCAACAACCTCACCTCCTCGGCCTCCGCGCCGATGCGGGAGTACTGGACCTCCCTCGGCCTGGCCCCGCAGGAGAACGTCGAGGGCCAGGGCCGCTCCGACGACTACTCGTTCCAGCAGGTCGGCATCCCCACCTCCGGCTACGCCACCGGCGCCTCCGCGATCAAGTCGTCGACGGAGGCCGCCAAGTGGGGCGGCACCGCGGGCCGCTCCTACGACCCGTGCTACCACTCCGCCTGCGACACCACCGCCAACATCAGCGCCACCGCGCTGAACCGCAGCGCCGACGGCATCGCGTACACGATCTGGAAGACCGCCGTCGGCGACGCACCGAACCCGCAGGACGACTTCTCGGTCTCCGCGAACCCCTCCTCCGGCACGGTCGCCCCGGGCAGCTCCGCGACGGTCACCGTGAACACCGCCACCACCAGCGGCGGCGCGCAGAACGTGCGGCTGTCGGCGTCCGCCGCGCCGACCGGCGTGAGTGTAGACTTCACCCCGGCCTCGGTCACCTCCGGCCAGTCCTCGACCGCCACGGTACGGGTCGCCGCGGGCACGGCCGCCGGCACCTACACCCTCACCATCACGGGCACCGGCACCGTCACCCACACCACCACGTACACCCTCACCGTGTCCGGCGACGGCGGCGGCGAGACCACCTGGCAGCTGGGAGCCACCTACGCGGCCGGTGACGTGGTGACCTACGACGGCGTCCGCTACCGGTGCATCCAGGGCCACACGGCCTACCCCGGGTGGGAGCCGCCGAACGTCCCCGCCCTGTGGGGCCGCGTCTGA
- a CDS encoding helix-turn-helix domain-containing protein has product MTAGSARAAGTSWTEFGRRLRSLRRAAGLTQLQLGLRVGYHHSVLSRLEAGLREPPVGLVRRLDAVLETGGELAAVAAAPREAASEPGRSALDPALFAPLPGSDAPGGKRAPDPGMWPARLPAEGLACPLHGTAGCAVPEPGALPALLDGPGPRGGPVEAWGTGGRGAVSEADLLHGLTAVLACLIREAFRHEGRVRAVEGLLRAVARWAEEINSAGRLPYGQVRLAAQYAQVAGRLRMERGQSGVAMAWFGHGLRWADAVRDAPARATLLSDMCTLVRLDGDPSLMLGYARGIGAVDGRRRWTATLSDLYQARGHALAGDAPQCRRHITLARRGFARLDARDHLEAPWLAGAEGGMRVDSAIGGALRDLAVATGDRAAARRAVDATARSCAQVPPQMRGARLLLTLRLADSWACAGDPGAAVALASEVLPEAVRSRESMVVAELRGLHSRLTGGQWGELPEVRAYRERLLDVGE; this is encoded by the coding sequence ATGACCGCTGGATCGGCACGGGCGGCCGGGACTTCGTGGACGGAGTTCGGACGGCGGCTGCGCTCCCTGCGCAGGGCCGCCGGGCTCACCCAGTTGCAACTCGGTCTGCGGGTGGGCTACCACCACTCCGTCCTCAGCCGGCTCGAAGCCGGTCTCCGTGAGCCGCCCGTCGGGCTGGTGCGCCGGCTCGACGCGGTGCTGGAGACCGGCGGCGAGCTGGCCGCGGTCGCGGCCGCGCCGCGCGAAGCAGCGTCGGAGCCGGGCCGGTCGGCTCTCGACCCGGCACTGTTCGCGCCGCTGCCCGGCTCGGACGCCCCCGGCGGGAAGCGGGCGCCGGACCCCGGGATGTGGCCCGCGCGGCTGCCCGCCGAGGGACTGGCGTGCCCGCTGCACGGCACCGCGGGATGCGCCGTGCCCGAGCCGGGCGCGTTACCGGCCCTCCTCGACGGGCCGGGGCCGCGCGGCGGACCGGTCGAGGCGTGGGGCACGGGCGGCCGAGGAGCGGTCTCCGAGGCCGATCTGCTGCACGGCCTCACCGCCGTGCTCGCCTGTCTGATCCGTGAGGCGTTCCGGCACGAGGGCCGGGTGCGGGCCGTGGAGGGACTGCTGCGGGCCGTGGCGCGCTGGGCCGAGGAGATCAACTCCGCCGGGCGGCTGCCGTACGGGCAGGTGCGGCTGGCCGCGCAGTACGCCCAGGTCGCCGGCCGGCTGCGGATGGAGCGCGGGCAGAGCGGCGTGGCGATGGCCTGGTTCGGCCACGGACTGCGCTGGGCGGACGCCGTCCGGGACGCCCCGGCCCGCGCGACGCTGCTCAGTGACATGTGCACCCTGGTCCGGCTCGACGGGGACCCCTCGCTGATGCTCGGGTACGCGCGGGGCATCGGCGCGGTGGACGGGCGGCGCCGGTGGACGGCCACCCTGTCGGACCTCTACCAGGCGCGCGGCCACGCCCTGGCGGGCGACGCGCCGCAGTGCCGCCGGCACATCACGCTGGCCCGGCGCGGGTTCGCCCGCCTCGATGCGCGGGACCACCTGGAGGCGCCCTGGCTGGCCGGCGCCGAGGGCGGCATGCGGGTCGACTCGGCGATCGGCGGCGCCCTGCGCGACCTCGCCGTGGCGACCGGGGACCGGGCCGCGGCACGGCGCGCGGTCGACGCCACCGCGCGGTCCTGCGCGCAGGTACCGCCCCAGATGCGGGGCGCCCGCCTGCTGCTCACCCTGCGCCTCGCGGACAGCTGGGCGTGCGCGGGCGACCCGGGCGCCGCCGTCGCCCTCGCCTCGGAGGTCCTGCCGGAGGCGGTGCGCTCGCGCGAGTCGATGGTCGTCGCGGAACTGCGCGGGCTGCACAGCAGGCTCACCGGCGGCCAGTGGGGCGAGCTGCCCGAGGTCAGGGCGTACCGGGAGCGGCTGCTGGACGTGGGGGAGTGA
- a CDS encoding lysophospholipid acyltransferase family protein, producing MFYYVLKYVLLGPLLRVVFRPRIEGLDHVPASGAAIVAGNHLSFSDHFLMPAVLRRRITFLAKAEYFTGPGLKGRLTAFFFRSAGQIPVDRSGKEAGQAAIREGLGVLARDELLGIYPEGTRSHDGRLYKGKVGVAVMALRAGAPVVPCAMIGTFEAQPPGRKIPKLHPVVIRFGEPLDFSRYAGMEGEKAVLRAVTDEIVYAILTLSGQEYVDRYAADVKAEEAQKAERGRRFPRLPHR from the coding sequence GTGTTCTACTACGTGCTCAAGTACGTACTGCTGGGCCCGCTGCTGAGGGTCGTCTTCCGTCCCAGGATCGAGGGCCTCGACCATGTTCCGGCGTCGGGTGCGGCCATCGTCGCGGGCAACCACCTCTCCTTCTCGGACCACTTCCTCATGCCCGCGGTCCTCAGGCGCCGCATCACCTTCCTCGCCAAGGCCGAGTACTTCACCGGGCCGGGCCTCAAGGGCAGGCTCACCGCGTTCTTCTTCCGCAGCGCCGGGCAGATCCCCGTGGACCGCTCCGGCAAGGAGGCGGGGCAGGCCGCGATCCGCGAGGGGCTCGGCGTGCTGGCCAGGGACGAGTTGCTCGGCATCTACCCGGAGGGCACCCGCTCGCACGACGGCCGACTGTACAAGGGCAAGGTCGGCGTCGCGGTGATGGCGCTGAGGGCCGGGGCGCCGGTGGTGCCCTGCGCGATGATCGGCACCTTCGAGGCGCAGCCGCCGGGCCGGAAGATCCCGAAGCTGCACCCGGTGGTGATCCGCTTCGGCGAGCCCCTCGACTTCTCCCGCTACGCGGGCATGGAGGGCGAGAAGGCCGTGCTGCGTGCCGTCACCGACGAGATCGTCTACGCGATCCTCACCCTGTCCGGGCAGGAGTACGTCGACCGGTACGCCGCCGACGTGAAGGCCGAGGAGGCGCAGAAGGCGGAGCGGGGCCGGAGGTTCCCCCGGCTGCCGCACCGCTGA